The following DNA comes from Lentibacillus sp. Marseille-P4043.
GAATATTTGCCTTAATGACACCCGTAATGACATCAACAGATGGTCGTTGTGTTGCAATAATCAAATGAATCCCAGCTGCCCTAGCCATTTGCGCAAGTCTAGTGATAGAATCTTCAACATCATTAGAAGCCACCATCATTAAGTCCGCTAATTCGTCGACCAAAACGACGATATAAGGTAAATTCGGCTGATGATCTTCCTCTTCAACCGTTTGATTGTATTTACGAATGTATTCATTATATCCTTCTATGTTTCTTGTTCCCGTGTCAGAAAAAAGGTCATAACGACGCTCCATTTCAGCAACTACCTTTTTCAATGCTCTCGATGCTTTTTTAGGATCTGTTACAACAGGTGCCAAGAGATGTGGAATACCATTATACACATTTAATTCCACTTTTTTCGGGTCAATCATCATCATTTTTACTTCGTGCGGCTTAGCCCGCATTAATATCGTTGTAATAATGCCGTTCACACAGACACTTTTCCCGCTTCCGGTAGCACCAGCAATTAATAGATGTGGCATTTTATTCAGTTCACCAACTACTGCGTCGCCTGATATATCTCTACCTAATGCGAATAATAGTTTTGTAGCTTGTTTCATCGATGAATCCAATACTTCCCGTAATGAAACCATAGCTATTTCTTGGTTCGGCACTTCAATACCAACCGCTGATTTACCAGGAATTGGTGCTTCAATACGAATATCTTTTGCGGCCAATGCTAGTGCAAGGTCATCGTGTAAACTAACAATTTTACTTACTTTCACACCAGCTTCAGGGTATATTTCATATTTCGTTACAGCTGGTCCAACATGTACTTTGGTTACTCTTGCCTTCACACCAAAACTTTGAAATGTCCTTTCTAGTTTTCTAACAGTAGCTTGTATGTGTGATTTCTCATGTTGTTGTGAATTATGTGCTGGTTCAGCTAACAAATCAGGGGACGGTAATATATATTCATAGTTTTCCGTTTCAGTCATTGGCATTGTTGCAAGGTCAATGTCCTCCGACCCATGTTGATCTACTTCTGCTGGCTCTTGAACAGCTGGCTTTGGATCAGGATTTGTTTGCTGTGTTTCAAATGAATAAGCAACGTCTGTAAAATCCTGGATTACTGGCTCATCTTCATGAGGTGAATCCTCTATCGATTCGTGAGCTTCTAAAATTTGTTCATCCTTTAAACCTTGCTTTTTCTCACGTGAATCTTCCAAACGGGCTTTTAGTCTCTGAAACATCGAACCTAGTTTTTTTGTTGTATTTGTGAAAAAATCACCAATAGAGAAGTCAGTTAGAAATATAATACCGACCATAATCGAAAATACAGCGACAATTTTTGCACCAACAGCAGAGAATAAGAAATAGCAAAACGCAAAGAGAAGTGCTCCAATCATTCCGCCACCTGTTTGCGCTGCCGTACCTTCACCATTCAAATAAAGAAAATAATTATCCCATGTTGCTTTTATAATGGATGAATCTTCCATTAGCAGCAACAAACGTTCAAATGTTTGAATCTGGGTTAATAGGAGTACTCCTGCAAAGATAATATAAAATCCAATTATTTTCTTATGCGTAAAATCTGGATAGCGTCGTTTAACTAGTAGGATTACACCTGTTATCAATAAAAATATAGAAGCTATAAAATACCAGATTCCTAAAAAGAAACGAAAGATATTTTCTAAAAAGCCAGGAATCGCACCATCACTAATAGCACTGGCCCCACTGCCGAAAATAGCTAAGAAAATAAATAATAAGCCTAATAATTCATATTTTACCTGTTTTTTCAGCTGTTTCTTTCTCTTTTTTCTTTTCTTTGCCACTTTGTTCACCTCCATCCTGGACTTTGGAATTTGATGAATTAGAAACCCCTGCCATGAAAATTGGCAAGGGTTAACAGAACGGACAAGCTCTTTCATCCATATTATAGCATAGATTTGCGATAGATATTACCAATTATCGTAAAATCGTACCAGGGGTGTAGGTCGAATCTAAAAAATCTTGGGGATCCGTGGAAAGTAACTGCAACAACTGATAGCTACCATCATTTAATTGCTCGACATATAATGATTTTCCCTGATACGTAACACATTGTCGATTGGAAAATTCCTCTTCTGAAATAGGGAATATGTCTGTTTCCGATAATGGTGTATATAACATTATTGGATCACCTGCTCTTCTCTGCCATTGTTCTCCTCAATTAATTCATTTAATTTAACCATAGCTTCTTTGACGCCTCCAACCGCATCAATTAATCCATATTCAACCGCATGTGTACCGACAACATTCGTACCAATATCCCGTGTTAGATTTCCTTTGGCAAACATAAGTTCTTTAAACTTCTCTTCCTTTATATTGGAATGATTGACAACAAAATTGATCACCCGATCCTGCATTTTATCCATATATTCAAATGTTTGCGGGACACCAATCACCATACCGGTTAGCCGAATTGGATGGATGGTCATTGTAGCTGTAGGAACAATAAACGAATGTGAAGTTGCAACTGCGATTGGTACGCCAATTGAATGGCCACCACCTAAAACAACAGATACAGTTGGTTTAGATAATGATGCGATCATCTCCGATAAGGCTAGGCCTGCTTCTACATCACCACCAACGGTATTTAGCAAGATAATAAGCCCTTCTATTTTGGGATTTTGCTCAATTGCAATAAGTTGCGGCAGAAGATGTTCATATTTCGTCGTCTTATTTTGTGGTGGTAATTGCACATGACCCTCAACCTGTCCAATAATCGAGAGAACATGAATATTTGAATCAGGGGCTTGCGGAACATTTGATTGCCCAAGTTGTTGTATTTTTTGAACCAACGATGATCCATTTTGCTGATCATCTTGCGTTTCCCCTTCTTTTTTCGAGACATCCTTATTCATTTTCGTAACACTCCTTTGTTTTTCGTTTATACTATCTGTAGTATGAACGAAACAGAAGTGTAACATGCATCGAAAGGAGAAGTGTTCATCATATCGTGAGCAATCTTCTTACGCTAACTTAAAAACACAAAAACAGGTAAATCAGCAGCAGCCGATTTACCTGTTGATTAATTCCTTTAATTCTTGTTGTTCCGATTTTGTAAGGGGCACTAATGGAAGACGAACAGATCCAACATCGATTCCGTTCATTTTTAGTGCTTCCTTAACAGGTACAGGTGAAGGGGCCATAAATAGTCCATTCATAATTGGTAGAATATTACGGTGAATTGCTGCCGCGTTTTGTACATCACCGGTATAAAAAGCTTGAACCATTTTTTGCATATCATCCCCAACAACATGGGAAGCAACGGATATTACACCTATTGAACCAATCGATAGCATCGGCAATGTTAACCCGTCTTCACCTGAATATACAGTGAAATCATCGCTTGTATTTTCAATAATCGTTGCTATTTGATCCAGATCACCACTTGCCTCTTTGACGGAGACAATGTTCTCAATCTCGCTCAATTTGATTATCGTATCAGCACTTATTTGCACAACTGATCTCCCCGGTATATTGTAGAGCATAACTGGCAATGACGTTTCATCTGCAATCGCTTTAAAATGTTCAAATAACCCACGTTGGTTTGGTTTATTATAATATGGTGCTACAAGCATAATCGCATCAACCCCACAGGCCTCGGCTTCTTTTGTCAGTGCAATAGAGGCAGCGGTATTGTTGCTTCCTGTACCAGCAATAACTGGGACTCGCTTGTTAACAACTTTAACGACATGGGTAAAAAGGTTTATTTTTTCTTCCATCGACAGTGTAGGTGATTCGCCAGTTGTACCTGCAATAACCAACCCTTCTGTTCCATGGCTAAGTAAATAATCAATTAAAAGAGATGTTTGATCGTAATCGATGTTTCCCTCTGAGTCAAAAGGAGTTACCATCGCGGTTAATACCTTGCCAAAATTCATTTAACTCACTCCCTTACCCCAAACGATCAATGGTTTTTCACAGTACCTTAGCTTCTTTAACCAAGCTTAGTTCAAATGCGTCATGTAATGCATTGACTGCAGTCTTTAAGTCTTTTTCGTGAATAAGCACCCAAATTGTAGTATGACTATCTGCCGACTGTAGTATTTGCACATCCTGACTTGTTAATGCTTGCACGATTTTGGAAGCCACCCCTGGAACACCGGTCATTCCAGCACCAACCGCTGATACTTTCGCACATTTCTCGGTTATCTCCGGTTGAAATCCGAGTGTTTCCAGAATATGCACTGCTTTTTGAGTGAATTCTTCTGGTACTGTATATAAAACTCCTGTCGGGGATATATTGATGAAATCGACCGATATACCAGCCTCAGCCATTGCTTTAAAAACTTCAGAGTGAAGCCTGTGCGCTTCATCCTTTGATTGAACTCTAATTTGAGTAATCTTATCAAGGTGGGCAATGCCAGTAATTAGTCGATCAGGAATATCACTACCTAATTCCCTAATTCTCGATGAAGTAACCAATGTGCCCTGATCTTGTGAATAAGTAGACCTCACGCGCATTGGTATTTTTGCTTGCATAGCAATTTCAACTGCCCGCGGATGCACCACTTTGGCACCCTGATATGCTAAATTACAAATTTCTGTATAGGTGACAACATCCAAGGGTCGAGCACTTTTCACAACACGCGGATCGGCCGTCATAATCCCATTCACATCTGTAAAAATTTCTATTTCTTCCGCTTCCAGTGCAGCTCCTAATGCCGCAGCACTCGTATCACTTCCACCCCTGCCAATTGTCGTTATCTCTCCGGCCTCTGTCTGCCCTTGAAAGCCGGCAACAACCACGACATCATTATTCTTAAATTCTTGTAATACACGAGTTGGTGTAACTTCTTTAATTTTTGCATGATTAAAATCATCACTTGTTACAAAACCAGCCTGTGCACCAGTTAATGCTGTCGCCGCTATATGATTTTTTTGTAGTTCGTTTGACAATACAACAGAAGCAATTGTTTCACCACAAGACATCAATAAATCCAATTCCCTTGTAGAATTATGATTTGCGGGAAAGCCAACCAGATCCAACAGCGTATCTGTCGCATATGGATCCGGTTTTCTTCCTAATGCAGATACAACGACAACGACTTTATAATCCTTTATTATTGCATCCTTAATATGTCTGATAACATGATTTCTATTTTCTGTTGTTTGTACAGATGTTCCACCAAATTTTTGAATTAATACCTGCATTATCACACCTCTTACGTAGTCTATTGAATTTGATTATATATTTTATTTTACTAACCAGTTATTCTGGATTAAACGTTCTGCAATTTGTACCGTATTCCAGGCAGCACCCTTCATTAAGTTATCAGAAACAACCCATAAATGGAACCCGTTTGCTGTATCTAAATCCTTTCTAACGCGACCAACAAATACTTCTTCTTTATTTGATGCACTTAATGGTGTTGGATATGTCTGTGTGCTTGGATCGTCTTCTAACACGACTCCATCAGCCCCATCCAAGGCTTTCCATAAATCAGCCACCGTTACATCCGCTTTATCTACTTCAACATAAACACTCTCAGCATGCGATGTAAAAAATGGTAATCGTACACATGTTGCAGCAACTGGCAATTCAGGAGCATGCATAATTTTTTTCGTTTCATTAATCATTTTCATTTCTTCAAACGTATAACCATTGTCTTGGAATACATCGATTTGCGGCAACGCATTAAACGCAATCGGATAATGGTTTTTATCCCCTTTTACCGGTAATATTTCCGCAGTCATCTCTTGGTTATCTAAATATTGCTTAGATTGGTTCTCCAATTCATTGCATGCCTCGATACCAGACCCAGAAACTGCCTGATAGGTTGAAACAATAACGCGATTTAAGCCGTAAGCCTCTTGGATCGGTTTTAATGCTGCAACCATTTGGATTGTAGAACAATTTGGATTCGCGA
Coding sequences within:
- a CDS encoding FtsK/SpoIIIE family DNA translocase, producing the protein MEVNKVAKKRKKRKKQLKKQVKYELLGLLFIFLAIFGSGASAISDGAIPGFLENIFRFFLGIWYFIASIFLLITGVILLVKRRYPDFTHKKIIGFYIIFAGVLLLTQIQTFERLLLLMEDSSIIKATWDNYFLYLNGEGTAAQTGGGMIGALLFAFCYFLFSAVGAKIVAVFSIMVGIIFLTDFSIGDFFTNTTKKLGSMFQRLKARLEDSREKKQGLKDEQILEAHESIEDSPHEDEPVIQDFTDVAYSFETQQTNPDPKPAVQEPAEVDQHGSEDIDLATMPMTETENYEYILPSPDLLAEPAHNSQQHEKSHIQATVRKLERTFQSFGVKARVTKVHVGPAVTKYEIYPEAGVKVSKIVSLHDDLALALAAKDIRIEAPIPGKSAVGIEVPNQEIAMVSLREVLDSSMKQATKLLFALGRDISGDAVVGELNKMPHLLIAGATGSGKSVCVNGIITTILMRAKPHEVKMMMIDPKKVELNVYNGIPHLLAPVVTDPKKASRALKKVVAEMERRYDLFSDTGTRNIEGYNEYIRKYNQTVEEEDHQPNLPYIVVLVDELADLMMVASNDVEDSITRLAQMARAAGIHLIIATQRPSVDVITGVIKANIPSRIAFSVSSQTDSRTILDSGGAEKLLGRGDMLYMPVGASKPTRVQGAFLSDEEVERIVDHCIDQQKASYQEEMIPEDTAEVKSEVDDELFDDAVQLITEMQSASVSMLQRRFRIGYTRAARLIDAMEDRGIVGPYEGSKPRTVLISQASEEKSS
- a CDS encoding YlzJ-like family protein, whose amino-acid sequence is MLYTPLSETDIFPISEEEFSNRQCVTYQGKSLYVEQLNDGSYQLLQLLSTDPQDFLDSTYTPGTILR
- a CDS encoding ClpP family protease — its product is MNKDVSKKEGETQDDQQNGSSLVQKIQQLGQSNVPQAPDSNIHVLSIIGQVEGHVQLPPQNKTTKYEHLLPQLIAIEQNPKIEGLIILLNTVGGDVEAGLALSEMIASLSKPTVSVVLGGGHSIGVPIAVATSHSFIVPTATMTIHPIRLTGMVIGVPQTFEYMDKMQDRVINFVVNHSNIKEEKFKELMFAKGNLTRDIGTNVVGTHAVEYGLIDAVGGVKEAMVKLNELIEENNGREEQVIQ
- the dapA gene encoding 4-hydroxy-tetrahydrodipicolinate synthase; this encodes MNFGKVLTAMVTPFDSEGNIDYDQTSLLIDYLLSHGTEGLVIAGTTGESPTLSMEEKINLFTHVVKVVNKRVPVIAGTGSNNTAASIALTKEAEACGVDAIMLVAPYYNKPNQRGLFEHFKAIADETSLPVMLYNIPGRSVVQISADTIIKLSEIENIVSVKEASGDLDQIATIIENTSDDFTVYSGEDGLTLPMLSIGSIGVISVASHVVGDDMQKMVQAFYTGDVQNAAAIHRNILPIMNGLFMAPSPVPVKEALKMNGIDVGSVRLPLVPLTKSEQQELKELINR
- the dapG gene encoding aspartate kinase, producing MQVLIQKFGGTSVQTTENRNHVIRHIKDAIIKDYKVVVVVSALGRKPDPYATDTLLDLVGFPANHNSTRELDLLMSCGETIASVVLSNELQKNHIAATALTGAQAGFVTSDDFNHAKIKEVTPTRVLQEFKNNDVVVVAGFQGQTEAGEITTIGRGGSDTSAAALGAALEAEEIEIFTDVNGIMTADPRVVKSARPLDVVTYTEICNLAYQGAKVVHPRAVEIAMQAKIPMRVRSTYSQDQGTLVTSSRIRELGSDIPDRLITGIAHLDKITQIRVQSKDEAHRLHSEVFKAMAEAGISVDFINISPTGVLYTVPEEFTQKAVHILETLGFQPEITEKCAKVSAVGAGMTGVPGVASKIVQALTSQDVQILQSADSHTTIWVLIHEKDLKTAVNALHDAFELSLVKEAKVL
- the asd gene encoding aspartate-semialdehyde dehydrogenase, producing the protein MANKTVYNVAVVGATGAVGEKIIQILQDKKFPIDKIKLLSSKRSAGKKIMFHNQEITVEEATPESFAGVDIALFSAGGSVSKKLAPEAVKHGAVVIDNTSAFRMTEGVPLVVPEVNEIDLKSHNGIIANPNCSTIQMVAALKPIQEAYGLNRVIVSTYQAVSGSGIEACNELENQSKQYLDNQEMTAEILPVKGDKNHYPIAFNALPQIDVFQDNGYTFEEMKMINETKKIMHAPELPVAATCVRLPFFTSHAESVYVEVDKADVTVADLWKALDGADGVVLEDDPSTQTYPTPLSASNKEEVFVGRVRKDLDTANGFHLWVVSDNLMKGAAWNTVQIAERLIQNNWLVK